The genomic segment TGAAGCGGAAGTGTCTGCTTGAGAAGCCCCCTCATCATCCTCGGACAAAAGCTCCTCCATCTCCGCAAACATTTCACTTTGCGGAGATGAAGCGGAGCCCCCGGACATAGCCTCCGCTGCCAAGGCATGCCCGGCAGCCAGGATTAAGCCGCAACCGAAAATTGACACAAAGACCCGTTTACAAGAAGCCATTCGATACCCACTCACCCTGAGGAGGCCCAAAGGGCCGTCTCGAAGGGTAGATATAATCAAGCTCATGGATAGCACTCTATGATCTCCTCCGTGAGGCCATTTGCGATATCCGCTGCCAATCCCCCGCAACCAAAGCCTCTTTCTTTCCACGACTCCAACCCTTTATCCTACGTTCCATCACAAAAGCTTCGTCGCGTGAAGGAAACTCCTCAGAGAAAACCAGCTTCACCGGGAGCCGCCTTGAGGTAAAGCCTGGAATCTCCCCCATCTGGTGCTGTGCGATCCGGAGCTCAAGGTTGTCCGTTTGCCCGACATAATACTTTCCGTCTGCAGTCTGAAGCATATAGAACCAAA from the Candidatus Omnitrophota bacterium genome contains:
- a CDS encoding GIY-YIG nuclease family protein; the encoded protein is MLQTADGKYYVGQTDNLELRIAQHQMGEIPGFTSRRLPVKLVFSEEFPSRDEAFVMERRIKGWSRGKKEALVAGDWQRISQMASRRRS